A single window of Nitrospirota bacterium DNA harbors:
- the ychF gene encoding redox-regulated ATPase YchF → MKIAITGLVNSGKTTIFNALTGLSLETSIYPSTPSEPHPGLVKVPDIRIDTLSKIYKPKKTTYSTVEYTDFIGISKGGLLQNRKSFDAIKDADALVETIRVFKDEAVVHQENSIDPVRDAINVEMELIFADFDLVEKRITKMEDGSKRGKKPDETEMKLLLKCRDLLEKEIPLRAAGFSETELKGLRHLQFVSIKPKIIVLNMGEGDAEPVDIVSQISQKLKLPPQFIMPVYGKIEMEIVQLPPDEAKEFLDELKIEEPALNKLIRASYSLLGLISFLTSGQDEVRAWTIRGGSTALEAAGKIHSDIERGFIRAEVVSYTDFMAAGTMADARKAGTVRLEGKNYVVNDGDIVNFRFNV, encoded by the coding sequence TTGAAAATAGCAATAACCGGACTTGTAAACTCCGGGAAAACCACCATATTTAATGCGCTAACTGGCCTGAGCCTTGAGACGTCCATATATCCCTCAACACCCTCTGAGCCACATCCCGGGCTTGTTAAAGTGCCAGATATCAGAATTGATACCCTTTCTAAAATCTATAAACCCAAAAAAACCACGTACTCAACCGTAGAGTACACAGACTTTATCGGAATATCAAAGGGCGGACTGCTTCAAAACAGAAAATCATTTGACGCTATAAAAGACGCTGACGCTCTTGTTGAAACCATCAGGGTGTTTAAGGATGAGGCAGTTGTCCATCAGGAAAACTCAATAGATCCGGTTCGTGACGCTATAAATGTAGAGATGGAGCTGATTTTTGCGGACTTTGACCTGGTAGAAAAACGTATCACCAAAATGGAGGATGGCTCTAAGCGGGGTAAAAAACCCGATGAGACAGAAATGAAGCTGCTTCTTAAGTGCAGAGATCTTCTTGAGAAAGAAATTCCACTCAGAGCCGCCGGGTTTTCAGAAACCGAACTTAAAGGACTCCGCCACTTGCAGTTTGTCTCAATAAAGCCTAAAATAATTGTCCTTAATATGGGCGAGGGCGATGCAGAGCCTGTGGACATAGTGTCACAGATAAGCCAAAAACTCAAACTCCCGCCACAGTTTATAATGCCGGTTTATGGCAAAATCGAGATGGAAATAGTGCAGCTCCCACCTGATGAAGCTAAGGAGTTTCTTGATGAGTTAAAAATAGAAGAACCGGCTCTTAATAAATTAATACGTGCCAGTTATTCTTTACTTGGGCTGATTTCTTTTTTAACCTCAGGACAGGACGAGGTGCGGGCATGGACCATTAGAGGCGGCTCTACAGCGCTTGAAGCCGCAGGCAAAATTCACTCCGACATCGAAAGAGGTTTCATCCGGGCTGAAGTCGTCTCCTACACAGATTTCATGGCCGCAGGCACAATGGCTGACGCCCGTAAGGCAGGCACTGTGCGTCTTGAAGGGAAAAATTATGTTGTAAACGATGGAGATATTGTAAATTTTCGTTTTAATGTGTAA